The nucleotide sequence GTTATGTCTTTCACCACGTCGAATTACCACAACgtaatgagaaaatatttacggTAAATTTCGATGAATGTAATCGGAACGGAAACGCGAATTTCGTCAAGCGACTCGCGAGGACGATTCCCGAAATATTTACGGATAGAAACCCGTGATAAATCACGTATTCACCTACCATCTTGAACGTATATcgaaagaaaaggagatgCGTAGCCTGCGCGTAACCTGACCTGATCTGACCGGAAATCGTGGCGCTTACAGAAACCGTGCTGCGCGCGCCTGCgcacgcgtttttttttctcgttgcGTTGCAATAAATTCAGAAACCTTGAATATATTTCACACGCAATTAAATGTCAATCTAACTGACCGACGCTACGATATTTTAACGAATCTCGATTATACGACGTCGTCGTGGGAGGAAACGCTTTCGCGGTTCCGGTGGTCGGGGAGGTCTCCGCGAAACCGCCGTGTCGGATTTTACGCCATTAACACAACTGGCATCAAAATTGGTATATAAAACATCCAATCGATAAGAGCGATCTTATATTAAGCTACCCCCTCATTATTCGCGTTACACGGATCGCGTTACACGGATATAAATAAACGAGCGACTTTGCGCGGTGGATTCAGTCTAACGATCTGCTTATCTATCTTGCGCGATGAATGAACGTGTGCGCACAATTGGTCGACAAGCAGTGACTACGtgtcatacatacatacacgtgcatatacatatataaatatacatatatatatgtatgtgttttTAAAGGGAAAGGTCGGGTTGCGTCTCTTTATTCTCATTACAGTTCCGCTGACACACAACAATAAAAGTGTAGTTATTAATAGTAATGAAACAAGAAATACTAATCTCTTTGTTTAATCAGAATTGACGCGCAATATAATGACGATGAACGATTCGAGCGTCGCGTAGCCTAAAAGGTTGACGCGGGTCTCGGAAAAGTTCGTGAGCTACATATTTTGTATTCCTACATAATTTGATTTCGTCGGAGGTTCGCAGATCCGCGTGAATTCGTCGTTCCTTCTATCTATAGATAAAATCCGCGCCGCGTGCACTCGACGTGCCGTGAGTGCCGTCGAGCGATAGCGACGCGCGAACGACGTTGAAATTCGCCGCGAGTCGCGGACCGGAGTCACCGGACCTCTCGCGATCGTTCCCCCGCTCGATCGTCGTGTTCGCGCCCGTTCGTCGCGCCGTTCGGACGGAATATCTATCGATTTTTCGCAAACGTGAGATCCCCCGAAAGGGCCACGTATGCGAGCGAGGATTCGCAGCGCCAAGGCTTATTTGAATCGAGCGACGTAGCCTCGAACCGGACGTCACGCTCGGGCCACGAACTCTCGAACCCCTCGTCCTCCgcgagttttaattttatttccaccCGGGGCGGGCGCGTTGAGCGCGAAAGCCCTTCGGGAAGTCGCGAGACTCGGTGCGGCGCTAGAAAATCGCGACTCGCCCGTGATAACGTCGAGATACGAGCGATCGGAAGAACGGCCAATCAGGGATTTATCGGCTTTCAAAGCCGCGCCATCTTCATTTTTCAACAAAGCCAAGTTGGACGTGCCTAGAAGCGAGCCGGGGGATCTGGTAGTGGTGTATACTCGGTAGTAGTTAGTAGTTCGCTTTGCGCTATTCGCGCCACCACGGTCGGCATACACTCCACTCCTGACTGGTTCGCCTCCTCCCGCCTCCCGCCTCCGCCACCGCTCCCCCTTCCATCGTATCGCTCGCGCTCTCTTCCCCCTCCCCATCCTCTagctctctccgtctctcgccttctccctctccctcgcGGCCCCTCGGGTCTTCGCCTGACGACGCTGCTCTCTCGGGCGACGGGCATTTCGGCGGAAACCGACGTCGTGTGAGGACACGTATTCGTAGTCTCGTTAcgcgctgccgccgccgccgccgccgccgccgccgccgtcgtcgtcgtcgccgccgccgtcgccgccaacgccgccgccgccgccgctctTTCGTACTTCACCGGAGTTGGCGGAGTTCAGTTGGAGTCGCGAAGCCGAGCTATTTGGATTATCGACGCGCACGCCGAATCTTCGATTCAGCCAGCCATGAGTACCAAGGAGAATAACGAGGTCGCCGTGGAGAAGGTGACGGAGAACGACAAGGCATCCGCGGACGCGAAATGCGATATCAAGGGGATCAAGAGGCCAGCCGAGGTGAGTACCGTAACTCCGACCATACTCCGCGGATTATCGCGCACGGTTCGACGACGTTTATCGTGACGTTCGTCGCGGCGACGGGGACCCGTCGACCCTCGTCGTCGCGATCCGCGCCTATCTGTCCGGAGTAACGCGCAAGGAGTAACGCGAAGGCGAAACGATACGCCGTCGGGAGACATTGGTTCGCATCGACGCGCTTCAAGATTgaccgccgctgccgccgccgtcgtcgtcgtcgtcgtcgtcacggcggcggcggcggcggcggcccgTGACCGGCCGATACGGATTTTCCCGCCCGCTCAGCGTCTTCTACGCATCGCCGTGGACCCGCCGTGCCACGCTTCGCGTGGCGAAACGTGCTCGCCATGTAGCCATGTAgcgcccgcgccgccgagCGACGGCACGGCGTAGCGagaacgccgcgccggccggcgTTTCTTCGGCGGCCGGACTCCATATTTCCGTGCGAGCGACTCCGAGCGTAGTCGAGCACGCTCGATCGGACGCGCGCGTTCACCCACGGCATCCGTCTTTCATCCGGCGCGCAGTGCTTTTTCATCGGGAACGCGTAGAGCGCGCGGAGGGACGCCATTGTGTATTTGTGGAGCCACCGCGTACGCGACGAgtctctctccgtctctttctctcttccgtcTCCGCTCGCACGCTCGCTCGCCCGTTCTCGTCCGATGgctgatgatgatgataatgacGATGGCGATGACGACTCCTATCGGAATAAGCTATAATTACCGCGTTCCGCGCTCCAAGCTGAAATTCGAGGCAACGCTGGAAGCCTCcgcgcgttcgcgcgcgcatgggaaggaagagaagagggaagagagagagagagagagagagagcgcgcgatATTTAGCATTGTGGAGcagcgaagagagagagagggaaacgATCGGAGCAACGGAGAGAATCTCCACGGCGCCATGTGCTCGTTCTCGTACGtatgtctctctttttcccgtCCGGCGAGTTCGTCTCCTCGCGGCTTTTCGGCCCCACGCGCCCTCTGCCGCGCGCACCCGCGCTGTCGCCGCTTTTGCATCATGCCGCCTCGTGCTCGGCGTGCCTCGCCGACCGGGCGCCATTTTTACATGGCAGTGTCAGCGTCGCGATCCGGAAAAACGAGCGTCCCGCGCATTTTTCCGATCGCCGTGGCGGCCGCCGCTCTCCACCGTCGTCACCCGCCGCCGTGTCGGTTTCCATCATGGCGGCTGAAACCAAGCCCGCGTTCATCacttgtctctctctctctctctctcttgctccgTCACGCTCCCACGCGAACGCTGCTCTCTTTCTACCGTAATTGATCGATAATTCGCTATAAGAGGGTTAATCGTGCACGACGGTCGATCGATAGACGACCGACGCGTATCTACTCCAAGTCGACACGTTGCCCTGAAATTGTTTACCGATCCGCGCGCATAAATGCCGCGACGaaggctttttttttttttcttgcttcGTTTGTACGAGTatctccctcccccttcctcGCTCTATCTGTCTCCCGCtccctcttttcctcttcctctccctctctctttcgttctttACACCGCCGACGTATAGCGACgacggtggcggtggcggtggtggcggcggcggctcgCTCCgtccttctctttctatcttttcgTCGAAGATACCTCACTTGCGCAGCTAGCGGCAACGCCGTGCATTATGTACCCGGTGTGCTCTCCTACCTCCCTGTTCTTTTCGCGGCTGTGTGGCGGTCGCGCGCAGCGGCACGTTACTACGAACCTTCGAGAAAACATCGTTGCCGCGATTTTTCATCTTAAATCGCGGCACACCGCCGCCCGTCGCGTCATCGGCcgctccgcgccgcgccgcgcgatagGCCGTATTTTTAGCCGATAATTTACCATGCGATTGCGTCTCCTCCGCGTAAGAcgaaacgaacgaacgaaggAATGAACGAAGGAAATGAACGCCGGACGGCGGAAATCCAACCAAGCCCAGTCGTTTTGCCGCGAATTTCTTCCTCCGCGTCGATCGTCACGTGGAAAGGTCGGAGCGCCGCTTAAACATACGCACGTTTACGCAGGTCGACACGTCCTTATTACATCGGCAACTCCTGagtatttactatttattagcTCAAGAccgcgaacgcgcgcgcacgcgagcgCGCAAGTGACCAAGGAGGGGGCAGCGGAAAGGCACTGGAAAAGATGTTTTTCGAGCGTTTCTCTCTTTggaacatacatatatacacacacatccTTTTTGTACCCACGCGCGCCCGCGTACGTGCGCATATAAAATGTgacagaaaaagaataatacaTATGCGAGATTAGTATCGCTCCAGAACCGGCGCGGGCGGGAAAAGGCGGGAAGCTCGAGGCCGAGGGAGAAGAGTTGAATGGGGAATCACACGTTTGCCCGCCGTTCGGAGGGAACTGCGCGCTCCGCTCTTTCGGCTTTCCAAACTCGCTGAAAATCGTTCGCCTCTTTCTCTCGGTATCGATACGACGCGACCGAAGTCCGCGGACGGCGATCGCGAACGCTGGAGTTGGTCCCTATTGAGAGAAGGCGGGAAaaggcgccgcgccgcgtcgatCGGATAACGCAGTTATGGATCGATGTTCCGCCAGCCAGAAATAACTTATTGCATTTAATGGTTATCGTCGCGTTACCCTCTCTTTCTGTCGTGACGCTCGTGACTTTTCGCGCGCGTACCTTTTTATCGcttaattatcttaattaaaccGGCTATACGCGTTTCGAACGCGCGCGCCACGGTGCTGATTGATCGTTCCTCCGGTTATTTCGCCGGTTTTCTCGAAACGTCCTCGTCGGAAATTGGACGAGGTTGACGCGATTAGGAAGGAATTCGGCGCTGGCGATTTCCGAGAAAAGCCGACGCGTTTAACGAGCGCATTCGCGCGGACTGCGTCGATCTCGTTGATAATTCGCCGATGCGCTTCACATAGCGTCACGTGTTAATTACGTAACGTTTCAACGCGCCGATCGTTTGTTCGAAGAAATTTATACGACGATACGGCGGTCTATGCGATAGGTTAGGAGCGTTGGGTTATCTGCGAGACCTCGTGATTGGAAACGGATAGATAGGTAATCGTGCGTCGTGCGGGGGATAACAAACAAGCGGCAACGGCAGCGGGCAGCCCGGCAGCGTCGTCGTGTCGAGCGAGCGACGGCGTGAATGTGCCGCTGTCATTCACGTCGAGATAGCGTACGCTCGCGAGTCGACGAATGAGAGGAGCGGCGGCCGTGAGCCGCGAGCCGCCGCCGGCGAGTTCGAAGTAACGCGCGCGTCAGCTCTTCGATCGCCTCGGGTTACCATTGTTTGTGATGCCACCGGTAACCGATCCTTCATTAGTATTTTATCGCAACAGGTCTACTCCATATACGCTGGTACAATTACTCCAAGTAGAGTGACACAGAGAGAGATAGGGAGGGAAAGGGAAGGGAAAGAGCTCAACATTGATCGAGCGTCGAACGTCTCGATCCCGCTCCGACACTTGCCGCCATGGAATGCCGAGtcgcgcgccgccgccggtTAACTTCCGgttattattgttactcgATCGCGGCGATCGATCGCGGGCGCCTTCGACGCGGGAGCCGCGCGGGTTTAATTCTCCCCCTCGTTCGACGGCCACGTGATATCCGTCTCGCGGAATGTCCGGCTCTCTTTAGTTTAGATTTATGCTTTTATTCGAAGGCTTCGCGTTGCACGACACTTGGCACGCTGCTTCGGTATCTTCCTCCCTTATCTTCCCCCTCTTTCCCTACCCCACCCCGTTACCTCGTCTCGCTCGCACGCGAATTGCACGCAGCGCGAATTTCATCCCCGCCATGGCGCGCGGCTCCGTCATCTGCCAATCACCGCGGTCTTCCCACCGCGCGTCGCCGGTCCGCGCGTTCCCCGATTGGCCGGCGTGGCTCCGCGCGCGCATCCGAAGCCGCTTTCTCATACCCGCCGAATACACACGGCGCGTGTATGCTATTACGCCAGCCGGCGGCCGCCGCTGACCCCACCACCCGCCACCCGCCACCTTTACCCATACACCCATACCACCCCACCATCACTACTACTACCATCGTCGCCGTTACGAGCAATACGAGCATGCACAGCCACAGCCGTCGTCGTCACCGTCGCTATCAACTACTACCACCACCATGATCAGTCAGCAACGCCGTATGGTCACAAGTCCGGCGTTACCGACGCGGCTTCTCGCGGCCGCGCAAAACCGGAGCGACGTTAGAAAATATGCCCGAATATCGGAGGCCGTTGCGTGAGTCGCTCCGACATATCGGAGCGGACGTGCGCCGCGCTGCCTCGGCGCACCCCTCGTGCGCGGCGATCTCGATCGCTGTCGTGATAAATCGCGATTCTGAACGATACGCGTCGGACGCCTTCGTCGGCATTCTCGTTGGCGGCATGTTTTCAGGTTGCCTACCGAGCAAACTCCGCTCTCGGCTGCTGGCTCCCCGCCGTTCCCCTCGTCTCCTCCCTCGAAATCGATAAACTATGATGCTTATTGCGTTATGGCCGTTACGGGCCATCGGGACTGGATCAAGGGCATGGTTCTACAACTCGTGGAGGGCGGGAGGGGGAGGTAACGTTGCGCGCGCGTATGTAGGCGCTTATAGAGTCGCGTTCCCCTTTTGCCTATTTTATGTAAAGTACGATTAACcagtccctctctctctctccctctccctctctttctctctttctctttctctctctctctttctctctctctctctctctctctcatacgCGCGCGCAATCATACAACACACACACCTTTAACGCGCCGCTTTGAAGTACGCGGGGGCGAAGTCACAGGACAGCTCCGCGCCAAGCTAAACGTTTATCGGCAAAGTGGTGATACTTTCTACTACCTGTTCTTCGTGTTTTCGGCGCTGTCGGATCGCCCGGTATATACGCGATTCCCTCCGCCATTTCCCTTTTCCTGTCCTACCGTATTTTAGCGGATAGGGAAAGTCCCCCACCGCCCACCCTTCCCGCGCCTGTCCACCGTATTTCTTGGCGGGAAGGGACCTTGTCCTCCTCGCCGACCGGTACGCTTCTCCTCTATCCCTCTCGTCTCATCCGCTATCGCGCCGTTGCACTGGCGCCGaattttctttccttcctATCGTCCGTTCGATGTTAAAAGAAGGGTACGCCTCCTTGTACGCGTCAAACGGACCAAGtcgaatatataaatctgcactttatacgcaatcgtCGAGATACTCGTAATCGGTAATGATTCCTCGTTTATTCACAGCCAAAGCCTGCCTGTTTATCGCgggatttattttaaataagccGTTTTTTCCGTGTTGCAGgagaaaaatgaagaaacaaagaaacagaaaaaggAGGAGAATGGAGACGGAGAggtagaagaagaagagattGAGGAAGAAAtcgaagaggaagaggaagtaGACGGTGACGGAGAGGAAgatgacgatgatgatgacATACCTGAGGGTGAAGAAGATTTAGAAGAAGGAGAAGGTAAATATAAGCGACCTATCTCAAACTGTATCTCGTAATGGATTTTTAAACGAGAATCCCCATTTACTGAAACGTTTACCGTTTATTACAGATGAAGAGGATGACGACGCGGAAGGTGAGGTAGAAGGTGAGGTGGAAGACGATGAAGATGACGCATAATGAAAAAAGGGAAAACATTATGCAATTAAGAAGGGAGGCGTTAGGCACGTGACGACATCGTGGTCGATTTTCGGCAAACTCAGCAAACTTACTCTCATATTGAGTGGTTGGTAACAATGTTGATATCCATCGTGCCCAATCCGTATTGGACCCTCTCTATCTTCCGATCGACAAGTAAAAATTACCACCTCACCGGAATTGTGGTGGGCCGACTACTTGTGAGTAGTTCTCTACTTGTCTTGGCTCTTCGCAATTCTGGTCGTTTAGCCGTCACCAAATGCTATTAGGTAGTTTGAATGATAACTGTATATTCGTCCTGAGGATTCGATGAGTTGATTTTATCTGCTGTCTAGATTCTTatttcgatcgatcgatcgattgaTCGGTCCATTCGGTACACGTGCACGATTTCCCAAGACGAATCTATCGTTTTATCCGAACCACCTACTAACTGGTATTTGCCGTCATCTGGCTTTCTTCGTCGGGACAGACAATTTTATAACAAGATTActtatttaagataaaaaaaaaactattatatatttaaatagtgtaaaatgaatattcgaagatgatttttttacattaaaaatcaaatttacgTTTGTAGTTCGACGAATGTCTCTCACCTTGTGTGTGTGATATATTGAGTTCTTCTTCTCGAATCGAAATGTGTAATTGCAGTGTCTTCACAGGAGCGCGAGGCTATCGAGCAGAATTGAGCGATTAATACGTAACATATAcggcaaataaaataaataggcATGAATGGACATCTCTCGGCATTCAATGTATACTAAAATAAggaaatcttaaaaaaaaagaaaaatagacgTAACGCCGCTTCGTGCTCCTGTTTGGTATAGAGACAGGAATTAAGATTAAATGCAACGCTCGCGTCAAGTAGTATGGATGAATAATATGTGactttaatattgcataataattatacatagtaTGTATAAAGTTATGGgataagaaacattttattattaacgataatattatataaacgtaatataatgcGGAGAGGTTGTTACACTTTAGGCTTGGGCATAGATAAGGGAGAGCATCGAACAGTCAGTCAACTTTGTAAAGTGTAAGGGCCCCGTCACTCTTCTCTATTCATTTCAAccaattatatcattttttatagaagATAAGAGTTTCAATTATACACATagataaatctatatatatttataactctCCAGAACTGCCGTACATGacgcgaaattataaaaagaaaagagaatccGGACTACATATTGTGATTATGTAATAAGTACTCTCCCTATTTTCGAATGTTCTCATTTGAGTGTAATTTGAGCGTTTCAGTTACTTTTATCTATTACGATTTTATCTCGACTTTATTGTGGGCTATTTTGGCAATGATTCGTGGACTGTTGTAAAATGAGTCAGcggtatttatttattctcgtATATAATTTGTccgtatataatttatatatagtccACGTTTCGATATCTTAATAATGACATATACACCAGATTTGCTAATGgtgtctaaaaatttttaatagtgttgATACTGATGATAATGTTGATTTGCTGATTCGATAACTCCGATTCGAAACAAGAAGATCGCTCTTTGTGCAAAAGTCGGTGAATCATTGCGATTGGCATGTCCATGCCGCTACTTATTTTCGGGAGACTGTTAGATAAAAGGGTGAAGAGACATTGCGGTTATACCATTGTACCAtagcataataattaaataaaggtaACGATAATTTGAATGCGAGAAGATGTCCCACGTTttaatgtacaaatattttcgaaTGAGAATAGTTAAATAAAACGCAGTTAGATCAGAGAAAATGAATTCGTTCTCATAAGTAGTGATGAGtttaatatctgaaaaacTATGAGGAGACGAGCGGTGTAAATGCTGCTCTGATACCACACGGACTAAAAATCCCGCTGTATGGAAACCAAGGAGATGGAGGTTGGATCGTGTAACGTTGatacttacaaaaaaaaaatctcttaccATCGGCAGATTCGATGGTGCGAAAGAAGGAAATTCGCGAATACTCCTCATCATAAGTGTATGTAACGCGTCCAACAAAGCCGATCGATGTCAATGTGATGCGTACAGATCATACCATCTCCGGCAGTCTCTGTTAATCTACGGTTTTATACGCAATCTGCTGCTGTATTTACACGTGTTTGCTTCAAGATAGTAACTTGACGATGACAAATTGGCAAAGGACTATCTTTAAGTACAGGTGCCTGAGCAAAATCAGTACTTTAGCGTTCATAGTATATACTATACATACTATATAAGCATAGatccatttaattttattaaataaaacgccAAGCCCCGTTGGCAACACACGCATcctgaacaaaaaaaaaaaaagaaaaagacttGCGTTTTGTACTGTGTCAAGCCCGGCAGAGTACGGTACTCTTCTTCGCGCTCGAGTACTCGACGCGATTCGCGAAATTCACTTACTGGTGCTAACGGGTCTTACAATCAATCAGGCTGATCGCCCACGTATACCGTTACACCCCTACGTTTGTTAGGTAAGCATGGAAAGAAAAAGTTCAACAGACATCAAATCTGGTAAAtgacacacacgtgtgtgtgagtgtgtgtgcgcgtgtgtgtgtgtcacacGATTTAACGTAAACGAAAATCCTAGGCTAAGAATTTGGTTTGTGTGTTCATAAGTCTTGTTCAAGCTACTTTTGTACAGGATACCATTGCATCATCTCTTTCAACGTATAACAAGTAACCGACACACCACAGACTATATATTTCTGCCCATTCCATCAGAACTGAAACtttcattgtatttttaagtaaatacaTTTTGGAAAACAACACGGATGgcttttttattcttcacatgtgtgtgtgaagcGAAATATTTCTTCCCCACTCGTGgattatatatacttgcatATAATGTATTTGCTATATATCCTTGCGAATACATTTGTGCAATTCAGGgacgccgcctgagaaagatTGTATAGTAGTATTATACGACAGTTGTATGccgtatatatacacatttatgTAAGCTACATTGAGATAATCCGAGCGTTTACCGCCGACTTTTTCACGCCAAGTATACGAAAGAGCGCTACTTATCGATCGATGTTATGTAAATATGCAATCGTAAAACTGTAAATATGCACTTTTgttgtatttttaaacaggATATTAAGTGCTTACAAAATGATCCATTACAGTAAACTAAGGATCGATGCGTGAATGTATCGTCTTACTGTTTCCTTCATTTCCCATTGCGTTCGATTTCCATCCGATGTCTATGACGATACTTTCATCAATAAAGGACACACTTACGCATGACACAATGTATAAACACCAATAAAATTTACACGAGattgttaaagctaaatatcactcttatatttataacaactttttatttacattacagGTATATGGcaaataattaagtataagTTCTTAGATATAAGATGATTCCTTGCAATATTTCCACGCTAATAAATTACCTGAGgtgattgtaaaaatatattttacaccaAAACGATGCTATGTTActtaatctaataaaattgttcgaTAGATTAGAGAATTGCACTTTATCTCTTACATATTATTCGTAAAGCTCCTGTAAGATGTAAAACGAAGTACTTGGACGGAacgtttatcaaaaatttttgagtATGTTGACTTCTCAACATTTCTTCGCTCTTTTTGAGTAAACGTTAATCCTAAATATAACGATCATGTGTCAAATGTATGATTGTACAAAGTGCGGTTTTGTAGAAACATATAGCTGTgcaaaaaggataaaaatgtggtaacatagaaaatatttacctaatacgaatatttatctaatataataatttacagtaTTGCCAGCCTGCTCGTTTACACTTTACAGTATCCATTTGGACACAATTTCTTTTGGTTATTGCGCGTAATTCCCTTCGTCGCGAAGACTATCGTGCAATCTATATACGTATGAAAAACAAGTTATGAACTTTGATCACAGTCAGAGCATTACCTCACACACCACGCAATCAGTATTTCGTATCAAAATTGCTTCAATAACGTCTCAATCTGTAACGTCGGCAAACGAACGTTTCGCGCCAATGTCGGTTTCTAATCACCGACTGAACAATTTATCCTGGGTAGATAATGCTAAATTGTGCATAATTATCAGATAAATTGTATCACGCGCAACTAAATATCAAGATggtcataatatattttcggCTAATACTCACCGATGAGTATGCAATAATTGTGTACCAATAATATTTTGCTAGAACAGAGCGTCTCTTTTTGTTCATTGTCACAACAgtctaaacatttttaacaatgTATAAACTGTATAAATTGAGCGTAGATATAAACAAGATGCAGACTGAGTATCGAAAcaaatttatcttctttatataaaatttatatcttcttttatatatatatataaaataagaaataactcaattaatttttttgaaggcAGTGAAGAGAGCTATACACTTGTGTGTATAAAACTGCTGCTAAAACTTGAATTTCTTAACTGTTATTTCTTTATGACCAATCTGGCATtagctaataataaaaaaatatatatcatttctaCCAACAAGTCTACCATTCGGATAAAAGACAAATTGTaacgcctctctctctctctcggtagtgtttttatacattatatatacttgaGGTGCGAAGTCGTATCTTTTGATAATAAGCGGTTTTAGTTATGTCCTCAGCCGTTGTTTTCTCGTTTAGTTTTGAGCATCTTATTCAAATCGGAGAGTTCTTGATTTATCCAAGAAATACGGTCATTCATGGCGTTTTCTTCGGTGTTGTTCGCCTCAGGCTAAAAtcagataaaaattgtttaaaaagcCACATATCGATAGTCAATTAGTGGGTTCTAGAAATTCAAGACCCGACCGTGTCTCCACATATGACGTAAGGTACTCACTTGTATGGAATCGGAGATGGATAATCCAGTTGACAAATTCGCGGATAGGTTTGCTCCAAAATCCGCGAGATCACCGGAATTCCAGTCAAAATTGTATTGCTGAC is from Temnothorax longispinosus isolate EJ_2023e chromosome 10, Tlon_JGU_v1, whole genome shotgun sequence and encodes:
- the LOC139820920 gene encoding uncharacterized protein, which produces MSTKENNEVAVEKVTENDKASADAKCDIKGIKRPAEEKNEETKKQKKEENGDGEVEEEEIEEEIEEEEEVDGDGEEDDDDDDIPEGEEDLEEGEDEEDDDAEGEVEGEVEDDEDDA